A window of Euwallacea fornicatus isolate EFF26 chromosome 25, ASM4011564v1, whole genome shotgun sequence contains these coding sequences:
- the spir gene encoding protein spire isoform X2 — MSQKGKCNLNSDGSVCLSDILSSFNSCINEEHAWALCYQLSKYFFECLSSRNQVLHNIRKVNDVFLKTDGSIHENTSLARNKPENIVRSEKDIVAGIGLVIYATIDTEFNEGEEMVISNELEQLVTDMFDDLNGSLQTHHETDDEGIERDSEEQFEAGPSKCSTESDGLNLEEVIRRCESHLGTLTKAQVEAHYKAVVRALVAEAIELSTFLEKVAQGTICLPSSSASDTLDLKFTDWAKFWVQVMSELRTALAIGVKLKKVNYSKAPIEYELTPYEVLMKDIRNGKYNLRKIMVDGDIPRRVSKDAHAIILDFIRSRPPLRKVSDRKLPPQPRTLTPREQLLMSIKKGRKLKPVPLPRASYRYSVDKDIPKPAVRRLIKVDFSQFDDEDDDEPSMAETPDSSEPGLWSSEYQNMCDGTLDAYDLATQDTPLTMRRNTLGVTEIPAGCYSVPQSRPGSRQSCNSTESESVPMETEVAKALQNELTNPQGWQDSISLDDRLSLTLSEIVHIRTVLTKAEVEALPTEGRVRHDVESRKVCFLCLKTRFGIFGPWGQRCTLCKRTVCTKCCSKMNIPMDHFSSVPVVLLSPSIMYTPDEEPRDSLTRTFLNRMNPSSTSPGVASKESSPDVSKSPTGLMEASTISDPGFAQATSPRSKFRTSAANVIRTSRAVDRLKGSQMVVCHDCKLMVLQIIKSAQANRSAIRSKALQSLTLNLSPVF; from the exons ATGTCCCAAAAAGGAAAATGTAACCTTAATTCAGATGGTAGCGTGTGTTTGAGTGATATTTTAAGTTCCTTCAATTCTTGCATTAACGAAGAACATGCGTGGGCGCTGTGCTATCAactttccaaatatttctttgaatgTCTTTCTAGCAGGAACCAAGTACTTCATAATATCCGCAAAGTTAACGACGTTTTCCTGAAAACAGATGGATCTATACACGAAAACACTAGTTTGGCAAGGAATAAGCCAGAAAATATAGTTCG CTCTGAAAAAGATATTGTGGCTGGCATTGGCCTGGTTATTTATGCCACCATTGACACTGAATTTAATGAGGGTGAAGAGATGGTTATCAGTAATGAATTGGAACAATTAGTCACTGATATGTTTGATGATTTGAATGGCAGTCTGCAAACTCACCATGAGACAGATGATGAAG GTATTGAAAGAGATTCGGAAGAACAATTTGAAGCTGGCCCTTCAAAGTGTAGTACTGAATCTGATGGACTGAATTTGGAAGAGGTTATAAGGAGATGTGAATCTCATTTAG GAACGCTAACAAAAGCCCAGGTCGAAGCTCACTACAAAGCAGTTGTCAGAGCACTAGTAGCCGAAGCCATCGAACTTTCGACGTTTCTGGAGAAAGTGGCGCAGGGCACAATTTGTTTGCCATCCAGTTCAGCTAGCGACACTTTAGACTTAAAATTCACCGATTGGGCTAAGTTTTGGGTGCAAGTTATGAGCGAATTACGCACAG CACTTGCTATAGGGGTCAAGCTGAAGAAAGTCAACTACAGCAAAGCTCCCATTGAGTATGAGCTGACGCCTTACGAAGTATTGATGAAAGATATAAGAAATGGCAAATACAATTTGCGGAAAATTATGGTGGATGGAGACATACCGAGAAGAGTTTCCAAGGACGCACATGCCATTATTCTAGACTTTATAag GTCAAGACCACCATTACGAAAAGTTTCGGATCGGAAGCTTCCACCGCAACCAAGGACTCTTACCCCAAGAGAACAACTCTTGATGTCTATTAAAAAGGGAAGAAAACTGAAGCCCGTTCCTCTTCCTAG GGCTTCGTACCGATACAGTGTCGACAAAGACATTCCGAAGCCAGCAGTCCGTCGTTTAATCAAGGTagatttttcccaatttgaTGACGAAGACGATGATGAGCCGTCGATGGCCGAGACTCCAGATTCTAGCGAACCAG GGCTGTGGTCTTCAGAATATCAAAATATGTGTGACGGTACATTGGATGCCTATGACTTAGCAACTCAAGATACTCCTTTAACTATGAGGAGAAATACTCTGG GAGTTACTGAAATTCCCGCTGGTTGCTATTCTGTACCTCAGTCAAGGCCAGGTTCAAGACAGTCTTGCAACAGTACGGAATCTGAATCAGTACCAATGGAAACGGAAGTGGCAAAAGCGCTGCAGAATGAACTTACCAACCCACAAGGATGGCAGGATTCGATCTCACTCGACGATCG ACTCTCATTGACTTTGTCTGAAATTGTACATATCCGAACAGTACTTACAAAGGCCGAAGTGGAAGCCCTGCCTACAGAAGGCAGAGTTCGGCATGACGTGGAGAGTCGCAAAGTTTGTTTCTTGTGTCTAAAGACAAG ATTTGGAATATTTGGACCTTGGGGTCAACGTTGCACTCTTTGCAAGCGCACGGTATGCACTAAGTGCTGTTCCAAAATGAATATTCCTATGGATCATTTTAGTAGTGTTCCGGTTGTTCTACTAAGCCCGAGTATAATGTACACTCCGGATGAAGAACCACG gGACTCTCTTACACGGACGTTCCTAAACAGAATGAATCCGAGCAGCACATCTCCAGGAGTGGCTTCCAAAGAAAGTAGCCCAGACGTGAGCAAATCTCCGACTGGTCTAATGGAAGCGAGCACTATCAGTGATCCAGGATTTGCTCAGGCGACTTCACCTCGTTCCAAATTCCGCACAAGCGCCGCTAACGTCATCCGGACATCCAGAGCTGTTGACAGATTGAAG GGTTCCCAAATGGTTGTCTGTCACGACTGTAAATTAATGGTATTGCAGATCATCAAGTCGGCTCAAGCCAATCGCTCGGCCATCCGTAGTAAAGCGTTACAAAGTTTAACCCTTAACCTGTCTcccgtattttaa
- the spir gene encoding protein spire isoform X4, protein MSQKGKCNLNSDGSVCLSDILSSFNSCINEEHAWALCYQLSKYFFECLSSRNQVLHNIRKVNDVFLKTDGSIHENTSLARNKPENIVRSEKDIVAGIGLVIYATIDTEFNEGEEMVISNELEQLVTDMFDDLNGSLQTHHETDDEGIERDSEEQFEAGPSKCSTESDGLNLEEVIRRCESHLGTLTKAQVEAHYKAVVRALVAEAIELSTFLEKVAQGTICLPSSSASDTLDLKFTDWAKFWVQVMSELRTGVKLKKVNYSKAPIEYELTPYEVLMKDIRNGKYNLRKIMVDGDIPRRVSKDAHAIILDFIRSRPPLRKVSDRKLPPQPRTLTPREQLLMSIKKGRKLKPVPLPRASYRYSVDKDIPKPAVRRLIKVDFSQFDDEDDDEPSMAETPDSSEPGLWSSEYQNMCDGTLDAYDLATQDTPLTMRRNTLGVTEIPAGCYSVPQSRPGSRQSCNSTESESVPMETEVAKALQNELTNPQGWQDSISLDDRLSLTLSEIVHIRTVLTKAEVEALPTEGRVRHDVESRKVCFLCLKTRFGIFGPWGQRCTLCKRTVCTKCCSKMNIPMDHFSSVPVVLLSPSIMYTPDEEPRDSLTRTFLNRMNPSSTSPGVASKESSPDVSKSPTGLMEASTISDPGFAQATSPRSKFRTSAANVIRTSRAVDRLKGSQMVVCHDCKLMVLQIIKSAQANRSAIRSKALQSLTLNLSPVF, encoded by the exons ATGTCCCAAAAAGGAAAATGTAACCTTAATTCAGATGGTAGCGTGTGTTTGAGTGATATTTTAAGTTCCTTCAATTCTTGCATTAACGAAGAACATGCGTGGGCGCTGTGCTATCAactttccaaatatttctttgaatgTCTTTCTAGCAGGAACCAAGTACTTCATAATATCCGCAAAGTTAACGACGTTTTCCTGAAAACAGATGGATCTATACACGAAAACACTAGTTTGGCAAGGAATAAGCCAGAAAATATAGTTCG CTCTGAAAAAGATATTGTGGCTGGCATTGGCCTGGTTATTTATGCCACCATTGACACTGAATTTAATGAGGGTGAAGAGATGGTTATCAGTAATGAATTGGAACAATTAGTCACTGATATGTTTGATGATTTGAATGGCAGTCTGCAAACTCACCATGAGACAGATGATGAAG GTATTGAAAGAGATTCGGAAGAACAATTTGAAGCTGGCCCTTCAAAGTGTAGTACTGAATCTGATGGACTGAATTTGGAAGAGGTTATAAGGAGATGTGAATCTCATTTAG GAACGCTAACAAAAGCCCAGGTCGAAGCTCACTACAAAGCAGTTGTCAGAGCACTAGTAGCCGAAGCCATCGAACTTTCGACGTTTCTGGAGAAAGTGGCGCAGGGCACAATTTGTTTGCCATCCAGTTCAGCTAGCGACACTTTAGACTTAAAATTCACCGATTGGGCTAAGTTTTGGGTGCAAGTTATGAGCGAATTACGCACAG GGGTCAAGCTGAAGAAAGTCAACTACAGCAAAGCTCCCATTGAGTATGAGCTGACGCCTTACGAAGTATTGATGAAAGATATAAGAAATGGCAAATACAATTTGCGGAAAATTATGGTGGATGGAGACATACCGAGAAGAGTTTCCAAGGACGCACATGCCATTATTCTAGACTTTATAag GTCAAGACCACCATTACGAAAAGTTTCGGATCGGAAGCTTCCACCGCAACCAAGGACTCTTACCCCAAGAGAACAACTCTTGATGTCTATTAAAAAGGGAAGAAAACTGAAGCCCGTTCCTCTTCCTAG GGCTTCGTACCGATACAGTGTCGACAAAGACATTCCGAAGCCAGCAGTCCGTCGTTTAATCAAGGTagatttttcccaatttgaTGACGAAGACGATGATGAGCCGTCGATGGCCGAGACTCCAGATTCTAGCGAACCAG GGCTGTGGTCTTCAGAATATCAAAATATGTGTGACGGTACATTGGATGCCTATGACTTAGCAACTCAAGATACTCCTTTAACTATGAGGAGAAATACTCTGG GAGTTACTGAAATTCCCGCTGGTTGCTATTCTGTACCTCAGTCAAGGCCAGGTTCAAGACAGTCTTGCAACAGTACGGAATCTGAATCAGTACCAATGGAAACGGAAGTGGCAAAAGCGCTGCAGAATGAACTTACCAACCCACAAGGATGGCAGGATTCGATCTCACTCGACGATCG ACTCTCATTGACTTTGTCTGAAATTGTACATATCCGAACAGTACTTACAAAGGCCGAAGTGGAAGCCCTGCCTACAGAAGGCAGAGTTCGGCATGACGTGGAGAGTCGCAAAGTTTGTTTCTTGTGTCTAAAGACAAG ATTTGGAATATTTGGACCTTGGGGTCAACGTTGCACTCTTTGCAAGCGCACGGTATGCACTAAGTGCTGTTCCAAAATGAATATTCCTATGGATCATTTTAGTAGTGTTCCGGTTGTTCTACTAAGCCCGAGTATAATGTACACTCCGGATGAAGAACCACG gGACTCTCTTACACGGACGTTCCTAAACAGAATGAATCCGAGCAGCACATCTCCAGGAGTGGCTTCCAAAGAAAGTAGCCCAGACGTGAGCAAATCTCCGACTGGTCTAATGGAAGCGAGCACTATCAGTGATCCAGGATTTGCTCAGGCGACTTCACCTCGTTCCAAATTCCGCACAAGCGCCGCTAACGTCATCCGGACATCCAGAGCTGTTGACAGATTGAAG GGTTCCCAAATGGTTGTCTGTCACGACTGTAAATTAATGGTATTGCAGATCATCAAGTCGGCTCAAGCCAATCGCTCGGCCATCCGTAGTAAAGCGTTACAAAGTTTAACCCTTAACCTGTCTcccgtattttaa
- the spir gene encoding protein spire isoform X5, with amino-acid sequence MSQKGKCNLNSDGSVCLSDILSSFNSCINEEHAWALCYQLSKYFFECLSSRNQVLHNIRKVNDVFLKTDGSIHENTSLARNKPENIVRFSSEKDIVAGIGLVIYATIDTEFNEGEEMVISNELEQLVTDMFDDLNGSLQTHHETDDEGIERDSEEQFEAGPSKCSTESDGLNLEEVIRRCESHLGTLTKAQVEAHYKAVVRALVAEAIELSTFLEKVAQGTICLPSSSASDTLDLKFTDWAKFWVQVMSELRTALAIGVKLKKVNYSKAPIEYELTPYEVLMKDIRNGKYNLRKIMVDGDIPRRVSKDAHAIILDFIRSRPPLRKVSDRKLPPQPRTLTPREQLLMSIKKGRKLKPVPLPRASYRYSVDKDIPKPAVRRLIKVDFSQFDDEDDDEPSMAETPDSSEPGVTEIPAGCYSVPQSRPGSRQSCNSTESESVPMETEVAKALQNELTNPQGWQDSISLDDRLSLTLSEIVHIRTVLTKAEVEALPTEGRVRHDVESRKVCFLCLKTRFGIFGPWGQRCTLCKRTVCTKCCSKMNIPMDHFSSVPVVLLSPSIMYTPDEEPRDSLTRTFLNRMNPSSTSPGVASKESSPDVSKSPTGLMEASTISDPGFAQATSPRSKFRTSAANVIRTSRAVDRLKGSQMVVCHDCKLMVLQIIKSAQANRSAIRSKALQSLTLNLSPVF; translated from the exons ATGTCCCAAAAAGGAAAATGTAACCTTAATTCAGATGGTAGCGTGTGTTTGAGTGATATTTTAAGTTCCTTCAATTCTTGCATTAACGAAGAACATGCGTGGGCGCTGTGCTATCAactttccaaatatttctttgaatgTCTTTCTAGCAGGAACCAAGTACTTCATAATATCCGCAAAGTTAACGACGTTTTCCTGAAAACAGATGGATCTATACACGAAAACACTAGTTTGGCAAGGAATAAGCCAGAAAATATAGTTCG TTTTAGCTCTGAAAAAGATATTGTGGCTGGCATTGGCCTGGTTATTTATGCCACCATTGACACTGAATTTAATGAGGGTGAAGAGATGGTTATCAGTAATGAATTGGAACAATTAGTCACTGATATGTTTGATGATTTGAATGGCAGTCTGCAAACTCACCATGAGACAGATGATGAAG GTATTGAAAGAGATTCGGAAGAACAATTTGAAGCTGGCCCTTCAAAGTGTAGTACTGAATCTGATGGACTGAATTTGGAAGAGGTTATAAGGAGATGTGAATCTCATTTAG GAACGCTAACAAAAGCCCAGGTCGAAGCTCACTACAAAGCAGTTGTCAGAGCACTAGTAGCCGAAGCCATCGAACTTTCGACGTTTCTGGAGAAAGTGGCGCAGGGCACAATTTGTTTGCCATCCAGTTCAGCTAGCGACACTTTAGACTTAAAATTCACCGATTGGGCTAAGTTTTGGGTGCAAGTTATGAGCGAATTACGCACAG CACTTGCTATAGGGGTCAAGCTGAAGAAAGTCAACTACAGCAAAGCTCCCATTGAGTATGAGCTGACGCCTTACGAAGTATTGATGAAAGATATAAGAAATGGCAAATACAATTTGCGGAAAATTATGGTGGATGGAGACATACCGAGAAGAGTTTCCAAGGACGCACATGCCATTATTCTAGACTTTATAag GTCAAGACCACCATTACGAAAAGTTTCGGATCGGAAGCTTCCACCGCAACCAAGGACTCTTACCCCAAGAGAACAACTCTTGATGTCTATTAAAAAGGGAAGAAAACTGAAGCCCGTTCCTCTTCCTAG GGCTTCGTACCGATACAGTGTCGACAAAGACATTCCGAAGCCAGCAGTCCGTCGTTTAATCAAGGTagatttttcccaatttgaTGACGAAGACGATGATGAGCCGTCGATGGCCGAGACTCCAGATTCTAGCGAACCAG GAGTTACTGAAATTCCCGCTGGTTGCTATTCTGTACCTCAGTCAAGGCCAGGTTCAAGACAGTCTTGCAACAGTACGGAATCTGAATCAGTACCAATGGAAACGGAAGTGGCAAAAGCGCTGCAGAATGAACTTACCAACCCACAAGGATGGCAGGATTCGATCTCACTCGACGATCG ACTCTCATTGACTTTGTCTGAAATTGTACATATCCGAACAGTACTTACAAAGGCCGAAGTGGAAGCCCTGCCTACAGAAGGCAGAGTTCGGCATGACGTGGAGAGTCGCAAAGTTTGTTTCTTGTGTCTAAAGACAAG ATTTGGAATATTTGGACCTTGGGGTCAACGTTGCACTCTTTGCAAGCGCACGGTATGCACTAAGTGCTGTTCCAAAATGAATATTCCTATGGATCATTTTAGTAGTGTTCCGGTTGTTCTACTAAGCCCGAGTATAATGTACACTCCGGATGAAGAACCACG gGACTCTCTTACACGGACGTTCCTAAACAGAATGAATCCGAGCAGCACATCTCCAGGAGTGGCTTCCAAAGAAAGTAGCCCAGACGTGAGCAAATCTCCGACTGGTCTAATGGAAGCGAGCACTATCAGTGATCCAGGATTTGCTCAGGCGACTTCACCTCGTTCCAAATTCCGCACAAGCGCCGCTAACGTCATCCGGACATCCAGAGCTGTTGACAGATTGAAG GGTTCCCAAATGGTTGTCTGTCACGACTGTAAATTAATGGTATTGCAGATCATCAAGTCGGCTCAAGCCAATCGCTCGGCCATCCGTAGTAAAGCGTTACAAAGTTTAACCCTTAACCTGTCTcccgtattttaa
- the spir gene encoding protein spire isoform X3 → MSQKGKCNLNSDGSVCLSDILSSFNSCINEEHAWALCYQLSKYFFECLSSRNQVLHNIRKVNDVFLKTDGSIHENTSLARNKPENIVRFSSEKDIVAGIGLVIYATIDTEFNEGEEMVISNELEQLVTDMFDDLNGSLQTHHETDDEGIERDSEEQFEAGPSKCSTESDGLNLEEVIRRCESHLGTLTKAQVEAHYKAVVRALVAEAIELSTFLEKVAQGTICLPSSSASDTLDLKFTDWAKFWVQVMSELRTGVKLKKVNYSKAPIEYELTPYEVLMKDIRNGKYNLRKIMVDGDIPRRVSKDAHAIILDFIRSRPPLRKVSDRKLPPQPRTLTPREQLLMSIKKGRKLKPVPLPRASYRYSVDKDIPKPAVRRLIKVDFSQFDDEDDDEPSMAETPDSSEPGLWSSEYQNMCDGTLDAYDLATQDTPLTMRRNTLGVTEIPAGCYSVPQSRPGSRQSCNSTESESVPMETEVAKALQNELTNPQGWQDSISLDDRLSLTLSEIVHIRTVLTKAEVEALPTEGRVRHDVESRKVCFLCLKTRFGIFGPWGQRCTLCKRTVCTKCCSKMNIPMDHFSSVPVVLLSPSIMYTPDEEPRDSLTRTFLNRMNPSSTSPGVASKESSPDVSKSPTGLMEASTISDPGFAQATSPRSKFRTSAANVIRTSRAVDRLKGSQMVVCHDCKLMVLQIIKSAQANRSAIRSKALQSLTLNLSPVF, encoded by the exons ATGTCCCAAAAAGGAAAATGTAACCTTAATTCAGATGGTAGCGTGTGTTTGAGTGATATTTTAAGTTCCTTCAATTCTTGCATTAACGAAGAACATGCGTGGGCGCTGTGCTATCAactttccaaatatttctttgaatgTCTTTCTAGCAGGAACCAAGTACTTCATAATATCCGCAAAGTTAACGACGTTTTCCTGAAAACAGATGGATCTATACACGAAAACACTAGTTTGGCAAGGAATAAGCCAGAAAATATAGTTCG TTTTAGCTCTGAAAAAGATATTGTGGCTGGCATTGGCCTGGTTATTTATGCCACCATTGACACTGAATTTAATGAGGGTGAAGAGATGGTTATCAGTAATGAATTGGAACAATTAGTCACTGATATGTTTGATGATTTGAATGGCAGTCTGCAAACTCACCATGAGACAGATGATGAAG GTATTGAAAGAGATTCGGAAGAACAATTTGAAGCTGGCCCTTCAAAGTGTAGTACTGAATCTGATGGACTGAATTTGGAAGAGGTTATAAGGAGATGTGAATCTCATTTAG GAACGCTAACAAAAGCCCAGGTCGAAGCTCACTACAAAGCAGTTGTCAGAGCACTAGTAGCCGAAGCCATCGAACTTTCGACGTTTCTGGAGAAAGTGGCGCAGGGCACAATTTGTTTGCCATCCAGTTCAGCTAGCGACACTTTAGACTTAAAATTCACCGATTGGGCTAAGTTTTGGGTGCAAGTTATGAGCGAATTACGCACAG GGGTCAAGCTGAAGAAAGTCAACTACAGCAAAGCTCCCATTGAGTATGAGCTGACGCCTTACGAAGTATTGATGAAAGATATAAGAAATGGCAAATACAATTTGCGGAAAATTATGGTGGATGGAGACATACCGAGAAGAGTTTCCAAGGACGCACATGCCATTATTCTAGACTTTATAag GTCAAGACCACCATTACGAAAAGTTTCGGATCGGAAGCTTCCACCGCAACCAAGGACTCTTACCCCAAGAGAACAACTCTTGATGTCTATTAAAAAGGGAAGAAAACTGAAGCCCGTTCCTCTTCCTAG GGCTTCGTACCGATACAGTGTCGACAAAGACATTCCGAAGCCAGCAGTCCGTCGTTTAATCAAGGTagatttttcccaatttgaTGACGAAGACGATGATGAGCCGTCGATGGCCGAGACTCCAGATTCTAGCGAACCAG GGCTGTGGTCTTCAGAATATCAAAATATGTGTGACGGTACATTGGATGCCTATGACTTAGCAACTCAAGATACTCCTTTAACTATGAGGAGAAATACTCTGG GAGTTACTGAAATTCCCGCTGGTTGCTATTCTGTACCTCAGTCAAGGCCAGGTTCAAGACAGTCTTGCAACAGTACGGAATCTGAATCAGTACCAATGGAAACGGAAGTGGCAAAAGCGCTGCAGAATGAACTTACCAACCCACAAGGATGGCAGGATTCGATCTCACTCGACGATCG ACTCTCATTGACTTTGTCTGAAATTGTACATATCCGAACAGTACTTACAAAGGCCGAAGTGGAAGCCCTGCCTACAGAAGGCAGAGTTCGGCATGACGTGGAGAGTCGCAAAGTTTGTTTCTTGTGTCTAAAGACAAG ATTTGGAATATTTGGACCTTGGGGTCAACGTTGCACTCTTTGCAAGCGCACGGTATGCACTAAGTGCTGTTCCAAAATGAATATTCCTATGGATCATTTTAGTAGTGTTCCGGTTGTTCTACTAAGCCCGAGTATAATGTACACTCCGGATGAAGAACCACG gGACTCTCTTACACGGACGTTCCTAAACAGAATGAATCCGAGCAGCACATCTCCAGGAGTGGCTTCCAAAGAAAGTAGCCCAGACGTGAGCAAATCTCCGACTGGTCTAATGGAAGCGAGCACTATCAGTGATCCAGGATTTGCTCAGGCGACTTCACCTCGTTCCAAATTCCGCACAAGCGCCGCTAACGTCATCCGGACATCCAGAGCTGTTGACAGATTGAAG GGTTCCCAAATGGTTGTCTGTCACGACTGTAAATTAATGGTATTGCAGATCATCAAGTCGGCTCAAGCCAATCGCTCGGCCATCCGTAGTAAAGCGTTACAAAGTTTAACCCTTAACCTGTCTcccgtattttaa
- the spir gene encoding protein spire isoform X1, translating to MSQKGKCNLNSDGSVCLSDILSSFNSCINEEHAWALCYQLSKYFFECLSSRNQVLHNIRKVNDVFLKTDGSIHENTSLARNKPENIVRFSSEKDIVAGIGLVIYATIDTEFNEGEEMVISNELEQLVTDMFDDLNGSLQTHHETDDEGIERDSEEQFEAGPSKCSTESDGLNLEEVIRRCESHLGTLTKAQVEAHYKAVVRALVAEAIELSTFLEKVAQGTICLPSSSASDTLDLKFTDWAKFWVQVMSELRTALAIGVKLKKVNYSKAPIEYELTPYEVLMKDIRNGKYNLRKIMVDGDIPRRVSKDAHAIILDFIRSRPPLRKVSDRKLPPQPRTLTPREQLLMSIKKGRKLKPVPLPRASYRYSVDKDIPKPAVRRLIKVDFSQFDDEDDDEPSMAETPDSSEPGLWSSEYQNMCDGTLDAYDLATQDTPLTMRRNTLGVTEIPAGCYSVPQSRPGSRQSCNSTESESVPMETEVAKALQNELTNPQGWQDSISLDDRLSLTLSEIVHIRTVLTKAEVEALPTEGRVRHDVESRKVCFLCLKTRFGIFGPWGQRCTLCKRTVCTKCCSKMNIPMDHFSSVPVVLLSPSIMYTPDEEPRDSLTRTFLNRMNPSSTSPGVASKESSPDVSKSPTGLMEASTISDPGFAQATSPRSKFRTSAANVIRTSRAVDRLKGSQMVVCHDCKLMVLQIIKSAQANRSAIRSKALQSLTLNLSPVF from the exons ATGTCCCAAAAAGGAAAATGTAACCTTAATTCAGATGGTAGCGTGTGTTTGAGTGATATTTTAAGTTCCTTCAATTCTTGCATTAACGAAGAACATGCGTGGGCGCTGTGCTATCAactttccaaatatttctttgaatgTCTTTCTAGCAGGAACCAAGTACTTCATAATATCCGCAAAGTTAACGACGTTTTCCTGAAAACAGATGGATCTATACACGAAAACACTAGTTTGGCAAGGAATAAGCCAGAAAATATAGTTCG TTTTAGCTCTGAAAAAGATATTGTGGCTGGCATTGGCCTGGTTATTTATGCCACCATTGACACTGAATTTAATGAGGGTGAAGAGATGGTTATCAGTAATGAATTGGAACAATTAGTCACTGATATGTTTGATGATTTGAATGGCAGTCTGCAAACTCACCATGAGACAGATGATGAAG GTATTGAAAGAGATTCGGAAGAACAATTTGAAGCTGGCCCTTCAAAGTGTAGTACTGAATCTGATGGACTGAATTTGGAAGAGGTTATAAGGAGATGTGAATCTCATTTAG GAACGCTAACAAAAGCCCAGGTCGAAGCTCACTACAAAGCAGTTGTCAGAGCACTAGTAGCCGAAGCCATCGAACTTTCGACGTTTCTGGAGAAAGTGGCGCAGGGCACAATTTGTTTGCCATCCAGTTCAGCTAGCGACACTTTAGACTTAAAATTCACCGATTGGGCTAAGTTTTGGGTGCAAGTTATGAGCGAATTACGCACAG CACTTGCTATAGGGGTCAAGCTGAAGAAAGTCAACTACAGCAAAGCTCCCATTGAGTATGAGCTGACGCCTTACGAAGTATTGATGAAAGATATAAGAAATGGCAAATACAATTTGCGGAAAATTATGGTGGATGGAGACATACCGAGAAGAGTTTCCAAGGACGCACATGCCATTATTCTAGACTTTATAag GTCAAGACCACCATTACGAAAAGTTTCGGATCGGAAGCTTCCACCGCAACCAAGGACTCTTACCCCAAGAGAACAACTCTTGATGTCTATTAAAAAGGGAAGAAAACTGAAGCCCGTTCCTCTTCCTAG GGCTTCGTACCGATACAGTGTCGACAAAGACATTCCGAAGCCAGCAGTCCGTCGTTTAATCAAGGTagatttttcccaatttgaTGACGAAGACGATGATGAGCCGTCGATGGCCGAGACTCCAGATTCTAGCGAACCAG GGCTGTGGTCTTCAGAATATCAAAATATGTGTGACGGTACATTGGATGCCTATGACTTAGCAACTCAAGATACTCCTTTAACTATGAGGAGAAATACTCTGG GAGTTACTGAAATTCCCGCTGGTTGCTATTCTGTACCTCAGTCAAGGCCAGGTTCAAGACAGTCTTGCAACAGTACGGAATCTGAATCAGTACCAATGGAAACGGAAGTGGCAAAAGCGCTGCAGAATGAACTTACCAACCCACAAGGATGGCAGGATTCGATCTCACTCGACGATCG ACTCTCATTGACTTTGTCTGAAATTGTACATATCCGAACAGTACTTACAAAGGCCGAAGTGGAAGCCCTGCCTACAGAAGGCAGAGTTCGGCATGACGTGGAGAGTCGCAAAGTTTGTTTCTTGTGTCTAAAGACAAG ATTTGGAATATTTGGACCTTGGGGTCAACGTTGCACTCTTTGCAAGCGCACGGTATGCACTAAGTGCTGTTCCAAAATGAATATTCCTATGGATCATTTTAGTAGTGTTCCGGTTGTTCTACTAAGCCCGAGTATAATGTACACTCCGGATGAAGAACCACG gGACTCTCTTACACGGACGTTCCTAAACAGAATGAATCCGAGCAGCACATCTCCAGGAGTGGCTTCCAAAGAAAGTAGCCCAGACGTGAGCAAATCTCCGACTGGTCTAATGGAAGCGAGCACTATCAGTGATCCAGGATTTGCTCAGGCGACTTCACCTCGTTCCAAATTCCGCACAAGCGCCGCTAACGTCATCCGGACATCCAGAGCTGTTGACAGATTGAAG GGTTCCCAAATGGTTGTCTGTCACGACTGTAAATTAATGGTATTGCAGATCATCAAGTCGGCTCAAGCCAATCGCTCGGCCATCCGTAGTAAAGCGTTACAAAGTTTAACCCTTAACCTGTCTcccgtattttaa